From Megalops cyprinoides isolate fMegCyp1 chromosome 18, fMegCyp1.pri, whole genome shotgun sequence, one genomic window encodes:
- the LOC118793022 gene encoding interferon-induced very large GTPase 1-like, with translation MESLRKSQEQVQQGLNELENLYKEGKDRNDAVVKGFEEKVRVALDVPKESWAPPGQSLKDLIQHLHGQLEILQSASLSPETISDVQVLKNASGGLALEGFYRTQNLEDLLAKREQLIEVPLSFSLIGPKQSAMYEQKEFSSHRSQTVHQKVMEKLGFSFSSSLNVGLWGFGIRNTTERNESSETEETRTQSCEQSSIFSTKYNYIPLASCFIEKDKLKLSQGAIKALQEIETILSHSGENMALRNRVSSFYERFGSHANQGPIHFGGVFWWTASAEGFRSDELSEMKKLTSKALNIHVGAGYTTPIVSVSAGLSISSSEVKGSSTGRHSETLMSKVQLSVSKTGGPAETDNHLQWKSHLVTSNRTWSVVDRGTTLIPVWEIIMSAHKNDFQDALSLGTKLKNVYEDITKLNEDELWGEDVLMEIERAKALIQSVQNWTASDCESQLTELLEFKTRLYETTGSYNIWIQTCLSSPELQDYLMEVVRENNHSTAGYLRILMRCLLDPGLYTVKNFRHRAEIMKWVYLSEEDTYKDISVSEFSELANILQHAKEELEDRYAFRSAELGHSSKMDDKNAESNKTDVELDSLLAKHVPSLSEIQHTNEQNIPVDESKGEKTGSFMNLLQKLGLSKCYPQKMTKADVLVIDRLSLNVNQPKEEKELNSHYLYKLMMLDYRARYLFIKPEATIMAAENDEATVDENDDFFTFDETSIPEVSSKQAHIHPMDVHMAIFHCANDFLRQYLFSKLSTCQFALPFLVPSPCTGEVEFPLWALRHISKSWQSKKHGTSDSSGKCNIKQMFNTPVPIVSFIRLGASSNSKAQILNGVISKQRHHVFYHRHCKGSTPDSLLMNGVVEIAWYCPGGKEDDIFDDCVAFLNLHGDAAEQPKQLEFLQAVSTVIVLLLSEHPLGDGAKVISQKLSKSPVPLICLFSGQEKVQPSKNLTKVRLAAKKRNEAELTDELISSIKQCIGAYEKTGSLETCSEVARKQQFRVDEDKQSCQDGCEQAQTLRCLLSEGHLPTLKERLLPLQGELWHAWCRKNKEQYRLQCKAQTSIEQQLSTISAEMDKIRQRQLNTATPLNDFLRSFLDCLTSPVHSHDTTLYMLQWLRILLDDLTAGVIAGLEGEYHSTWTQMRRIPKDKAKSVDTEKLRTKLNDISDKMAASTIGLQHLMREVGQLYEAIAAPKNVTQNDNNLPAIGVEMLVSGYPLELMDGDAAHVPLDWIKAVLDELIRKVGDKKVFVLSILGIQSSGKSTMLNTMFGLQFTVSAGRCTRGAFMQLLKVDPSIVNELGYDFVLIVDTEGLRSPEISNSSSLSHDNELATFIIGIGDITVINIMGENPSEMHEILQICVQAFLRMKKVKIAPSCVFVHQNVAEASAGDKNMEGKRRLLEKLDDMARIAAQEENVDGINSFSDVIQFDLETQVFYFKNLLEGDPPMAPPNPSYSQNVQGLKTKLLTIAEWQKDFQFSSFSKFKSRVSDLWNALLQENFVFSFRNTIEVMVYSALEEKYAAWSWRLRKHALEMQSKLHNQIGSNIIQDVNGADLTEKFDQVYNPLKSEIEKYFKEDKNKETLIKWRASVDKRFESLKHDLIEGTLKKCKELITSKKNRSELDHKKIEYENELVVKSKALASTLKGQRLTDKQVEDKFDTLWVEWIADVAKAQPPEEHINVKAVVETVLREHFKKQPNIIEKIKGEHGKFEFNKKKHISQSTWEWLKSLGRGSVGHDADTLKQQVNQTVNAYIMTKEDENKDFDENLMYEILSCIGKNVDEFQNSTGDLKFTNEFKLDLSIHLCIKSIWRFEKMHKAFRTANNPLTYLQSQRDKYLQTFKNYCKGASSVTIFVDYLCKHIKPEVLKSGTVRTGRRIANELKSNNPAFNSNRSNLENHILKQLVTKKNFSLYEEYIDHPKSYFQRFIHEQVDTFCGDSVQLGKIQEEILEALKNEILLASTAVTEEVDERKGNASMWLDQFCQTVGEHIVINREELKSIEDEEIKDLQFLKNRMAISLEDMVKNEKRIDSVALKQKATEILCEQLQGCWAQCPFCKAICTNTIPNHGGEHSVRFHRSNALGGWHIVNTDNFAIDFCTTLVSSDSSFRGHGMSNWVPYKTYRDAGDPYNTWNITADGSTQHYWKWFICKFQTQWEGKCGYRFAGDGKIPEEWKKITEDSVLKELK, from the exons ATGGAGTCCTTAAGGAAATCTCAAGAACAGGTACAACAGGGTCTAAATGAGCTTGAAAACTTATATAAAGAGGGCAAAGATCGAAATGATGCAGTGGTGAAAGGCTTTGAAGAGAAGGTTCGTGTGGCTCTCGATGTCCCAAAGGAAAGCTGGGCTCCTCCTGGTCAATCTCTGAAGGATCTAATACAACATTTGCATGGACAGCTGGAAATTTTGCAGAgtgcctcactctctcctgaGACGATTTCAGATGTGCAGGTCTTGAAAAATGCATCTGGTGGTCTGGCGTTAGAAGGTTTTTACAGAACCCAAAATCTGGAGGACTTGTTGGCAAAAAGAGAGCAGCTCATTGAGGTCCCCCTGTCATTTTCACTCATTGGCCCAAAACAAAGTGCCATGTATGAGCAGAAAGAATTTTCATCCCACAGATCTCAAACAGTTCATCAGAAAGTCATGGAGAAGCTGGGCTTCAGTTTCAGCAGCTCATTGAATGTTGGATTATGGGGCTTTGGCATTAGAAATACAACCGAAAGAAATGAATCAAGTGAGACAGAAGAAACAAGAACTCAGTCATGTGAACAGTCTTCCATCTTCAGCACAAAATACAACTACATTCCACTGGCATCCTGTTTTATTGAAAAGGATAAACTGAAGCTTTCACAAGGAGCAATTAAGGCCCTTCAAGAAATTGAAACTATCCTTTCACATTCTGGTGAGAACATGGCACTAAGGAACAGAGTCAGCAGTTTTTATGAGAGATTTGGCTCCCATGCAAACCAGGGCCCGATACACTTTGGGGGAGTTTTCTGGTGGACTGCTTCTGCAGAAGGCTTTAGAAGTGATGAACTGTCAGAGATGAAGAAGCTGACATCTAAAGCTCTGAACATTCACGTCGGAGCGGGATACACTACACCTATTGTCAGTGTCTCTGCTGGATTGAGCATCTCTTCCTCAGAGGTGAAAGGATCTTCTACTGGAAGACACAGTGAAACCTTGATGAGTAAAGTGCAGCTGTCAGTCAGTAAAACTGGTGGTCCGGCTGAGACTGATAATCACTTGCAGTGGAAGTCTCATCTTGTCACTAGTAACAGAACCTGGAGCGTTGTTGACAGAGGAACAACTTTAATTCCTGTCTGGGAAATCATCATGTCTGCTCACAAAAATGATTTCCAAGATGCTCTCAGTTTAGGCACCAAATTAAAGAATGTTTATGAAGATATCACTAAGTTAAATGAGGACGAACTGTGGGGAGAAGATGTCCTTATGGAAATAGAAAGAGCAAAAGCACTGATTCAGTCAGTACAGAATTGGACTGCCTCAGACTGTGAATCCCAATTAACAGAATTATTGGAATTCAAAACCAGGCTATATGAGACAACAGGATCCTACAACATCTGGATTCAAACCTGTCTCTCAAGTCCAGAGCTTCAAGATTATTTGATGGAAGTGGTTAGAGAAAACAATCATtccacagctggatatttgagAATTTTGATGCGCTGTTTGTTGGACCCTGGTCTGTACACAGTTAAAAACTTCAGGCATAGAGCAGAAATCATGAAGTGGGTGTACCTATCTGAGGAAGACACGTACAAAGACATTTCTGTGTCAGAATTCTCAGAGCTAGCCAACATCCTGCAGCATGCTAAAGAAGAACTAGAAGACAGATATGCCTTCAGGTCTGCTGAACTGGGACATAGTTCCAAA ATGGATGACAAAAATGCAGAGTCAAATAAAACGGACGTAGAACTGGACAGCTTATTAGCAAAGCATGTGCCATCTTTATCTGAGATTCAACACACGAATGAACAGAATATACCAGTGGATGAAAGTAAGGGTGAGAAAACTGGCAGCTTTATGAATTTGCTCCAAAAGCTGGGTCTAAGTAAGTGCTATCCCCAGAAGATGACAAAAGCAGATGTTCTGGTCATAGACAGACTATCTCTGAATGTGAATCAACCAAAAGAAGAGAAGGAACTGAACTCTCATTACCTCTACAAACTGATGATGTTAGACTATAGAGCTAGATATCTGTTTATAAAACCTGAGGCAACTATCATGGCTGCCGAGAATGATGAAGCAActgttgatgaaaatgatgatttttttacCTTTGATGAGACATCCATCCCGGAGGTGAGCAGCAAACAGGCACACATTCATCCAATGGATGTTCACATGGCCATTTTCCACTGTGCCAATGACTTTTTGCGACAGTACCTTTTTTCAAAACTCTCCACCTGTCAGTTTGCTCTACCTTTCTTAGTGCCAAGCCCCTGCACAGGGGAGGTGGAATTCCCCCTCTGGGCACTTCGACACATCAGTAAATCATGGCAAAGCAAAAAACACGGTACATCTGACAGTTCTGGAAAGTGCAATATAAAGCAAATGTTCAATACACCAGTGCCAATTGTTTCCTTCATTAGATTAGGAGCGTCTTCCAACTCCAAGGCCCAGATATTGAATGGTGTCATTAGCAAACAGAGGCACCATGTGTTTTACCACCGTCATTGCAAAGGCAGCACTCCAGACAGCCTGCTCATGAATGGAGTTGTGGAGATTGCATGGTACTGTCCAGGAGGAAAGGAAGATGACATTTTTGATGACTGTGTGGCTTTTCTGAACCTTCATGGTGATGCAGCAGAACAACCAAAACAACTTGAATTTCTGCAGGCAGTAAGCACTGTCATTGTGCTTCTACTTTCGGAACATCCTTTGGGTGACGGGGCTAAAGTAATTTCCCAGAAACTCTCCAAGTCTCCTGTCCCTTTGATTTGCCTTTTCTCAGGACAGGAGAAAGTTCAGCCTTCTAAAAATCTAACGAAAGTGAGACTTGCTGCGAAGAAGAGAAACGAAGCTGAGCTCACTGATGAGCTGATTTCAAGCATCAAACAGTGCATTGGTGCATATGAAAAGACCGGAAGCCTTGAAACATGTTCTGAAGTTGCAAGAAAACAACAGTTCAGAGTAGATGAAGATAAGCAATCATGTCAAGATGGATGTGAACAGGCCCAGACATTAAGGTGCCTATTGAGTGAGGGACACTTACCAACTCTCAAGGAGAGGCTTTTGCCTTTGCAAGGTGAATTGTGGCATGCCTGgtgcaggaaaaacaaagaacagtaTCGCTTACAGTGCAAAGCACAGACAAGCATTGAACAGCAGCTGAGTACAATCTCAGCTGAGATGGACAAAATCCGACAGAGACAGCTGAACACAGCCACTCCTCTTAATGACTTCCTGAGATCATTTTTAGACTGCCTGACATCACCTGTTCATTCCCATGATACAACTCTGTACATGCTACAGTGGCTAAGAATTCTCCTTGATGACCTCACCGCTGGTGTGATTGCAGGGCTGGAGGGGGAGTATCACTCAACATGGACACAAATGAGGCGCATTcccaaagacaaagcaaaatcaGTGGACACAGAGAAACTGCGAACAAAACTTAATGATATATCTGACAAAATGGCTGCTAGTACAATTGGTCTTCAGCATCTTATGAGAGAGGTTGGGCAGCTCTATGAAGCAATTGCTGCACctaaaaatgtcacacaaaatgacaataatcttCCTGCAATTGGTGTGGAAATGCTGGTATCTGGGTATCCACTTGAACTAATGGATGGAGATGCTGCCCATGTGCCTTTAGATTGGATTAAAGCTGTTCTGGATGAACTCATTAGAAAAGTTGGAGACAAAAAGGTGTTTGTGCTGTCCATTCTAGGGATTCAAAGCTCTGGGAAATCCACAATGCTGAACACCATGTTTGGCCTTCAGTTTACTGTGAGTGCAGGGAGGTGTACACGTGGTGCCTTCATGCAGCTATTAAAGGTGGACCCCAGCATTGTGAATGAGCTTGGATATGACTTTGTCCTCATTGTGGACACAGAGGGACTTCGATCACCAGAGATCAGTAACAGTTCATCACTGAGCCATGACAATGAGCTGGCCACTTTCATCATTGGAATCGGCGACATAACCGTCATCAACATAATGGGAGAGAACCCGTCCGAGATGCATGAGATCCTTCAGATTTGTGTCCAGGCTTTCTTGAGAATGAAGAAAGTTAAAATCGCACCTAGTTGCGTTTTTGTGCACCAGAATGTTGCAGAAGCATCGGCTGGAGACAAAAACATGGAGGGGAAGAGACGTCTCCTGGAGAAACTGGATGATATGGCTCGAATAGCAGCACAGGAAGAGAATGTCGATGGCATTAACAGCTTCAGTGATGTAATACAGTTTGACTTGGAAACCCAGGTGTTCTACTTCAAAAATCTTCTTGAGGGAGACCCACCCATGGCTCCTCCAAACCCCTCATACAGCCAGAATGTTCAGGGGCTGAAGACAAAGCTGCTGACAATTGCAGAGTGGCAGAAGGACTTCcagttttcctcattttcaaaattcaaatcgCGAGTCAGTGATCTTTGGAATGCTCTTTTACAGGAAAACTTTGTTTTCAGCTTCAGAAACACAATAGAAGTGATGGTGTACAGTGCTCTGGAGGAGAAGTATGCCGCATGGTCATGGAGACTTAGAAAGCATGCGCTGGAGATGCAGAGCAAATTGCACAATCAAATTGGCAGCAACATAATTCAGGATGTGAATGGAGCAGATCTGACAGAGAAATTTGACCAAGTGTACAATCCACTGAAAAGTGAGATTGAGAAGTATTtcaaagaagacaaaaacaaagagaccCTCATAAAGTGGAGGGCAAGCGTTGACAAACGCTTTGAAAGCCTGAAGCATGATCTCATTGAAGGGACTCTAAAGAAATGCAAAGAATTAATTACCTCCAAGAAAAACAGATCAGAACTGGACCACAAAAAAATTGAGTATGAGAATGAATTGGTGGTAAAGAGTAAAGCCCTGGCATCCACACTAAAGGGTCAGCGTCTCACTGATAAGCAAGTGGAGGACAAGTTTGATACACTCTGGGTTGAATGGATAGCTGATGTGGCCAAAGCGCAGCCACCCGAGGAGCACATTAATGTCAAAGCCGTAGTAGAGACAGTCCTCCGAGAACACTTCAAAAAACAGCCGAACattattgagaaaataaaaggtGAACATGGAAAGTTTGaatttaacaagaaaaaacatatatCCCAGAGCACATGGGAGTGGCTCAAATCATTAGGaaggggcagtgtggggcatGATGCTGATACACTCAAACAACAAGTGAATCAGACAGTCAATGCATACATCATGACAAAAGAGGACGAAAACAAGGACTTTGATGAGAACTTGATGTATGAAATATTATCATGTATTGGAAAAAATGTTGATGAATTTCAGAATTCCACAGGTGATCTGAAGTTCACAAATGAATTCAAGCTGGACTTGTCTATCCATCTTTGTATCAAATCTATTTGGAGATTTGAGAAAATGCATAAAGCCTTCAGGACTGCAAACAATCCACTGACATATCTGCAAAGCCAAAGAGACAAGTATCTCCAGACTTTCAAAAACTATTGCAAAGGAGCAAGTTCTGTGACAATATTTGTTGATTATCTGTGTAAACACATCAAACCAGAAGTCCTGAAATCGGGCACTGTTAGAACCGGTCGGAGAATTGCAAATGAATTGAAATCCAACAACCCAGCTTTCAACAGCAACAGATCAAATCTTGAAAATCACATACTGAAACAACTGGTAACTAAGAAGAACTTCAGCTTGTATGAGGAATACATTGACCATCCAAAGAGTTACTTTCAAAGATTTATCCATGAACAGGTGGATACATTTTGTGGAGATTCAGTACAGCTGGGCAAAATTCAAGAGGAAATTCTGGAAGCCttaaaaaatgagattttaCTGGCAAGCACAGCAGTTACTGAGGAAGTGGATGAACGAAAAGGCAACGCATCCATGTGGCTTGACCAGTTCTGTCAAACCGTTGGAGAACACATAGTAATAAATAGAGAAGAACTAAAAAGCATTGAAGATGAAGAAATTAAAGACCTACAGTTTCTCAAAAACAGGATGGCCATATCTCTGGAAGACATGGTGAAGAACGAAAAGAGAATTGATTCAGTGGCCTTGAAACAGAAAGCCACAGAAATTCTGTGTGAGCAGCTTCAGGGGTGTTGGGCCCAATGTCCTTTCTGCAAAGCCATCTGCACAAACACCATCCCTAACCATGGTGGAGAGCACAGTGTGAGGTTTCATCGGTCCAATGCCTTGGGTGGCTGGCACATTGTGAACACAGACAATTTTGCCATTGATTTCTGTACCACTTTAGTGAGCAGTGATTCAAGTTTCAGAGGTCATGGAATGAGTAATTGGGTCCCCTACAAGACCTACAGAGATGCTGGAGATCCTTACAATACATGGAACATCACTGCTGATGGTAGTACTCAGCACTACTGGAAATGGTTCATCTGCAAGTTTCAGACACAGTGGGAGGGAAAATGCGGATACAGATTTGCTGGTGATGGTAAAATCCCtgaggaatggaaaaaaatcacagaagacTCTGTGTTGAAAGAGTTAAAGTAA